From Cecembia calidifontis, one genomic window encodes:
- a CDS encoding HupE/UreJ family protein has protein sequence MGQFQLYFQLGIQHILDLDGFDHILFVVALCAIYILRDWKKIIILVTAFTVGHSLTLALATLNLIKVDTDLVEFLIPVTIGITALSNILKPKPSTGKGLQINYLFALFFGLIHGLGFSNYLRSLLGKEASLFEPLLAFNIGLEVGQLVIVAIFMTAAGILNGIIGVNRRDWALVISSIVMGMSIMMMIDTKFW, from the coding sequence ATGGGACAGTTTCAACTGTATTTTCAATTGGGTATCCAGCATATCTTGGATCTGGATGGTTTTGATCATATTCTCTTTGTGGTGGCACTCTGTGCCATTTACATCCTGAGGGACTGGAAAAAAATCATCATCCTGGTCACTGCCTTTACAGTGGGTCATTCCCTGACCTTGGCCCTGGCCACTCTGAACCTGATCAAAGTAGATACCGACCTGGTAGAATTCCTGATTCCTGTCACCATTGGCATCACCGCCCTGAGCAATATCTTAAAACCCAAACCAAGTACAGGCAAAGGTCTTCAGATCAATTACCTCTTTGCCCTCTTCTTTGGACTGATCCATGGACTGGGTTTCTCGAATTACCTGCGATCCCTTTTGGGTAAGGAAGCTTCGCTTTTTGAACCGCTTTTGGCATTCAATATCGGGCTCGAAGTAGGACAACTTGTTATCGTAGCCATCTTCATGACTGCGGCAGGTATCCTCAATGGCATTATCGGGGTAAACAGAAGGGACTGGGCATTGGTCATTTCCTCCATTGTCATGGGCATGTCCATTATGATGATGATTGACACGAAATTTTGGTAA
- a CDS encoding very short patch repair endonuclease, translating into MDKKPKPYSEPKIKVPRFSEAEGFYTTPQRSFNMSQIKGKNTQPEKLLRKALWHAGVRYRSNKQKLPGKPDISLIKYKLVIFVDGSFWHGHDWEKRNHQIQPGLLDSQNRKEQAARPRDQSILSVKRLDRTAVLGF; encoded by the coding sequence GTGGACAAAAAACCCAAACCCTATAGCGAACCAAAGATTAAGGTACCCCGCTTTTCGGAGGCAGAGGGGTTTTATACTACCCCTCAGCGGTCTTTCAACATGTCCCAGATCAAAGGCAAGAATACTCAACCTGAAAAACTGCTCCGGAAAGCCCTTTGGCATGCGGGAGTGAGGTACAGGAGCAACAAACAAAAACTCCCCGGCAAGCCTGACATCAGCCTGATCAAATATAAGCTGGTGATTTTTGTGGACGGTTCCTTCTGGCATGGACATGACTGGGAAAAAAGAAACCATCAAATCCAACCGGGACTTCTGGATTCCCAAAATAGAAAGGAACAGGCAGCGCGACCGCGAGATCAATCAATACTATCAGTCAAAAGGCTGGACCGTACTGCGGTTCTGGGATTTTGA
- a CDS encoding DUF6702 family protein: MQLNYIFMLFLGWKVFFHPFYISLTEIRYNPNNKSLEIAQKIFWDDLEVALGDIHKTKVDFLKPSDKKALEEMAKAYLLDKNEIRVNGQNVKINYLGFEIEDEAAWFYLEAEKVPLPKTVEVYNAVLLQHFEGQQNIVNFYLDKKPKSLILTKGKESGVLRF, translated from the coding sequence ATGCAATTGAATTATATTTTCATGCTCTTTTTGGGATGGAAGGTGTTTTTTCACCCATTCTATATCAGCCTGACCGAAATTAGGTACAATCCCAACAACAAAAGCCTGGAAATAGCCCAAAAAATCTTCTGGGATGACCTGGAAGTAGCCTTGGGAGATATCCACAAAACCAAGGTTGATTTTCTAAAGCCTTCAGACAAAAAAGCGCTGGAGGAAATGGCCAAAGCTTACCTTTTGGATAAGAATGAAATACGGGTCAATGGGCAAAATGTGAAGATCAATTACCTGGGTTTTGAAATAGAAGATGAAGCTGCCTGGTTTTATCTCGAGGCAGAAAAAGTGCCCTTGCCCAAAACTGTGGAGGTGTACAATGCAGTGTTATTGCAGCACTTTGAAGGGCAGCAAAATATTGTGAATTTCTATCTGGACAAAAAGCCCAAAAGTCTGATTCTTACCAAAGGTAAGGAAAGTGGGGTGTTGAGGTTTTGA
- a CDS encoding triple tyrosine motif-containing protein, giving the protein MGQLWISSNFGIQKFPESELSRFKNQGEEDFFLASETFNDKHGMSNLETNSRVSPASFIMSNGQIWIPTIEGISIIQPESFRERKTYSLFFWDQLKFGNTFSNIENGLKIDAGTRNFSITFSIIDYEDENQSSYFYRIKEVSEDWTYLGKRKEIFFNLLPPKTYTLEVKKLDRGKIADIYSLEFRVLPFFYQTLLFKILCCLTIILLAIFFISYSLKVKLGKQLAYKVQQRTKEIEEANHKLERAVKRIERQNKRLRDTIWHQSHTIRGPLTRAMAVINYLKEIEEHEEELSKEELLAEVEKSLQELDQNIRHINGLLQEQNKEH; this is encoded by the coding sequence TTGGGTCAACTCTGGATCAGCAGTAATTTTGGCATACAGAAATTCCCCGAAAGTGAACTGAGCCGCTTCAAAAACCAGGGAGAAGAGGATTTCTTTTTGGCTTCAGAAACCTTCAATGACAAACACGGAATGAGCAACCTGGAGACCAATAGTAGGGTATCTCCAGCCTCATTTATAATGAGCAATGGACAGATCTGGATACCAACCATTGAAGGAATCAGCATCATCCAACCCGAATCCTTCAGGGAAAGGAAAACCTATTCTTTGTTTTTCTGGGACCAACTAAAATTTGGAAATACATTTTCCAACATAGAAAACGGATTAAAAATTGATGCCGGAACGAGGAATTTTTCTATCACCTTCTCTATTATTGATTATGAAGACGAAAACCAGAGTTCCTATTTTTACAGGATAAAGGAAGTGTCTGAAGACTGGACTTATCTCGGAAAAAGGAAAGAAATTTTCTTCAATCTTTTACCTCCAAAAACCTACACTTTGGAAGTCAAAAAACTGGATAGAGGAAAAATAGCAGACATTTACAGCCTAGAATTCCGTGTCCTTCCATTCTTTTACCAAACCCTGCTTTTTAAGATATTATGTTGCCTGACAATTATTCTATTGGCGATATTCTTCATCAGCTATTCCCTAAAGGTGAAACTTGGGAAACAGCTCGCATACAAGGTGCAGCAAAGGACCAAGGAAATCGAAGAAGCTAACCATAAACTCGAAAGAGCCGTCAAACGCATCGAAAGGCAAAACAAGAGACTTAGGGATACCATTTGGCATCAGTCCCATACCATCAGAGGACCATTGACCAGGGCAATGGCAGTCATCAATTACCTGAAAGAAATTGAGGAGCATGAAGAAGAATTGAGCAAAGAAGAGCTTTTGGCTGAAGTGGAAAAATCCTTACAGGAACTGGATCAGAACATCCGGCACATCAATGGACTTCTGCAGGAACAGAACAAAGAACACTGA
- a CDS encoding head GIN domain-containing protein, which yields MKKYTVLLFMALLGGLLFSCEVKESRSKGEQVQEERPLQPFSRLRVSGIINLYISQGDSESLRMEGDQKLIDELRVEQRGNLLSISLKEGQKSWGKNEKIEVYLQLKDLSELEFEGAGQIKTSSMLDLDELLITGKGVGNIVLELEAELVEARLNFVGNMELKGFSRELLIENEGVGNIDASQLICQKVELASSGIGVISVHAEEELIMNVSGIGAVNYTGNPKQVTENVSGLGKVNRN from the coding sequence ATGAAAAAATATACCGTCCTACTGTTCATGGCCTTGCTGGGGGGACTACTGTTCTCCTGTGAAGTCAAAGAATCCCGCTCCAAAGGGGAGCAAGTCCAAGAGGAAAGACCTTTGCAGCCTTTTTCCAGACTCAGGGTATCTGGAATTATCAACCTTTATATTTCTCAAGGTGACTCGGAGTCTCTCCGTATGGAAGGGGATCAAAAATTGATAGATGAGCTCAGGGTGGAGCAACGGGGCAACCTGCTTTCCATCAGTCTCAAAGAAGGACAAAAATCCTGGGGAAAGAATGAAAAAATCGAAGTTTATCTGCAGCTGAAGGACCTGAGCGAACTGGAATTTGAAGGGGCAGGGCAGATCAAGACCAGCAGCATGCTGGACCTGGATGAACTCCTGATTACCGGAAAAGGTGTGGGCAATATCGTGTTGGAACTGGAAGCTGAATTGGTGGAAGCAAGACTCAATTTTGTGGGAAATATGGAGCTCAAAGGCTTTTCCAGAGAGCTCCTCATCGAAAACGAGGGCGTTGGGAACATTGATGCTTCCCAATTGATCTGCCAAAAAGTGGAACTTGCCAGTTCAGGTATAGGGGTGATATCTGTACATGCCGAAGAAGAACTGATCATGAATGTCAGTGGCATAGGTGCTGTCAACTATACCGGTAACCCCAAGCAGGTGACAGAGAATGTTAGCGGGTTGGGGAAGGTGAATCGGAATTAA
- a CDS encoding DUF4097 family beta strand repeat-containing protein, translating to MKSFVIFLAFLLPSLVLAWQEEKPFLSKDFNASGIKELKLETGGLSVNIASWSEDRVLIEVFALRDNKVLSPNDAQLRKKLEDLEFDMRQEGEKVSLRVEQAKRTGIKMSRDNIVLLIKIQTPTGMSSNILSAGGAVTLAGLEGNQQIQSNGGSVRVIQGKGKIQGETLGGSILMDNFTGDLNLSSMGGSVRLENFSGNLDVKSAGGSLNLFDMSGKITAETAGGSIRASFREPLESVHLASKGGAIEASLPQGLGMSVLFKGSIVVSQHQKFEGESRKTLVKGTINGGGIPVVFETSGANVRVDYR from the coding sequence ATGAAGTCTTTTGTAATTTTCCTGGCGTTTCTTCTTCCTTCTCTGGTCTTGGCATGGCAAGAAGAAAAACCTTTTCTTTCGAAAGATTTTAATGCTTCAGGGATAAAAGAACTTAAGCTGGAGACAGGGGGACTCAGTGTCAATATTGCTTCTTGGTCAGAAGACAGGGTTTTGATTGAGGTTTTTGCCTTGAGAGACAATAAGGTGCTCAGCCCTAATGACGCCCAACTCAGGAAAAAACTGGAGGATTTGGAATTTGATATGCGACAAGAGGGGGAAAAAGTCAGTCTTCGTGTAGAACAGGCGAAAAGAACCGGAATCAAAATGTCCCGGGACAATATTGTGCTTTTGATCAAAATACAGACGCCAACAGGCATGTCTTCCAACATTCTGAGTGCCGGTGGCGCTGTCACCTTAGCGGGCTTGGAAGGCAACCAACAAATCCAAAGCAATGGAGGAAGTGTACGCGTCATACAGGGAAAAGGAAAAATCCAGGGAGAAACACTGGGTGGGAGCATCCTGATGGATAACTTTACCGGAGATCTGAACCTAAGTTCCATGGGGGGTTCGGTCAGGCTCGAGAATTTTTCAGGAAATCTTGATGTAAAATCCGCCGGGGGAAGCCTGAACCTGTTTGACATGAGCGGAAAAATCACTGCCGAAACAGCAGGGGGAAGTATCCGTGCCAGTTTCCGCGAACCTCTGGAAAGTGTGCATTTGGCCTCCAAGGGTGGAGCCATTGAGGCTTCCTTGCCCCAAGGTCTGGGAATGAGCGTACTGTTCAAAGGAAGCATAGTGGTCAGCCAACACCAGAAATTTGAAGGGGAAAGCAGAAAAACCCTGGTAAAAGGAACCATCAATGGTGGCGGAATTCCGGTAGTTTTCGAAACCTCCGGTGCCAATGTCAGGGTGGACTACCGTTAA
- a CDS encoding dipeptidase, producing the protein MAFPIIDTHCDILSYLAKTPNASPEKSEDIACAIPLLQKGQVKMQVCAIYTDVKAGSMELAVRQAFKYRVMLLTHSHELVQADAEFLKSIDLNSKIGMVAAIENAAGLADEKAPIQQAYEQLDKLIHMTGRIAYISLTHHTENRFGGGNYTEGIGLKEDGKRILDYISGKKIAIDLSHTSDLLAEGILKYIDGQKLNIPVIASHSNFRSKWNHRRNLSDEFAKEIIQRDGIIGINFLRAFLDTERPERIFEHILYGFKMGAEEQMCFGADFFYTKDFPDPSRHPFYFPIVENASKYPSILEKLSESLSREQLEKLAYKNCQRFFGKVWES; encoded by the coding sequence ATGGCATTTCCCATCATCGATACGCACTGTGATATCCTTTCTTACCTGGCCAAAACGCCCAATGCTTCCCCTGAAAAATCAGAGGACATTGCCTGTGCCATTCCACTGCTCCAAAAAGGACAGGTGAAAATGCAGGTCTGTGCCATTTATACCGATGTCAAAGCAGGTAGTATGGAATTGGCCGTACGACAGGCATTCAAGTACAGGGTAATGCTCCTTACCCATTCGCACGAACTGGTACAGGCCGATGCCGAATTTCTGAAATCCATAGACCTGAATTCCAAGATAGGGATGGTGGCAGCCATTGAAAACGCGGCCGGGCTTGCGGATGAAAAGGCACCGATCCAACAAGCCTATGAACAATTGGATAAATTGATCCATATGACCGGAAGGATTGCCTATATCAGCCTGACCCACCATACCGAAAATAGGTTTGGCGGTGGAAATTATACCGAAGGTATTGGCCTCAAGGAAGATGGAAAAAGGATTTTGGATTATATCTCCGGGAAAAAAATTGCCATAGACCTGTCCCATACTTCCGATCTCTTGGCGGAAGGAATTCTCAAATACATAGATGGGCAAAAACTCAACATTCCCGTCATTGCCAGCCATTCCAATTTCAGAAGCAAGTGGAACCACAGGCGCAACCTTAGTGATGAATTTGCCAAGGAAATCATACAGAGGGACGGTATCATCGGTATCAATTTCCTAAGGGCGTTTTTGGATACCGAGAGGCCGGAAAGGATTTTTGAGCATATCCTCTATGGCTTTAAGATGGGGGCAGAAGAACAAATGTGTTTTGGCGCTGATTTTTTCTACACCAAAGACTTTCCGGATCCGAGCAGGCATCCCTTTTACTTTCCTATTGTGGAAAATGCTTCAAAATACCCTTCCATTTTGGAAAAACTTTCAGAAAGCCTGAGCAGGGAACAATTGGAAAAACTGGCCTATAAAAACTGCCAACGCTTTTTTGGAAAGGTTTGGGAGTCTTAA
- a CDS encoding HNH endonuclease: MEARIWKNSSGNPEVIKLAKLLGRTPCSIVFKLGNFGSFDPSLQERGVGGLKNTSKLDQQIWNEFYGNFEEVAFESEKLRASLEKKPIEVLNEIDISELPIEGLVREQIVKTRVNQNFFRKTILASYKNTCCITGINIPSLLVAGHIVPWSFDEKNRMNPSNGLCLNYLHDKAYELGLITIDPNYNILISNKISEMEKTEANIYFFSQHRNKKIILPSRYLPDKKFLEHHYETRFIK; encoded by the coding sequence TTGGAAGCTCGAATTTGGAAAAATTCATCAGGAAATCCAGAGGTCATAAAATTGGCTAAGTTACTCGGAAGAACTCCCTGTTCTATTGTATTTAAACTTGGAAACTTTGGGAGTTTTGACCCCAGTTTACAGGAACGAGGAGTAGGTGGGTTAAAAAATACAAGCAAGCTTGATCAGCAAATTTGGAATGAATTCTACGGCAATTTTGAAGAAGTTGCTTTTGAAAGTGAAAAGCTGAGAGCAAGTCTTGAAAAAAAACCTATTGAGGTTTTAAATGAGATCGATATCTCGGAACTACCAATAGAAGGTTTAGTAAGAGAACAAATTGTCAAAACACGAGTAAATCAAAATTTCTTTAGAAAAACAATATTGGCATCTTATAAAAACACTTGCTGCATTACAGGAATCAATATACCAAGTCTATTGGTTGCAGGTCACATTGTTCCTTGGAGTTTTGATGAAAAAAATAGGATGAACCCAAGTAACGGTTTATGTCTAAATTATTTACATGATAAAGCTTATGAACTTGGACTAATAACAATAGACCCTAACTACAATATTTTAATTTCAAACAAAATTTCAGAAATGGAAAAAACAGAAGCTAACATTTACTTTTTTAGTCAACACCGAAACAAAAAAATAATTTTACCTAGCAGATATTTACCAGATAAAAAATTTTTGGAGCATCATTACGAAACAAGGTTTATAAAATAA
- a CDS encoding 3-hydroxyanthranilate 3,4-dioxygenase has product MPIAKPINFKKWIEENRHLLKPPIGNQVIYKGNDDFIVMVVGGPNSRKDFHYNEGEEFFYQVEGDIILKIVEDGEVKDIEIKEGDMFLLPARTPHSPRRPANTIGLVMERYRREGEKDGFIWHCEKCGNKLYEEYHEITDIVNQLPPIMERFWKNPENTTCKKCGTVMKK; this is encoded by the coding sequence ATGCCGATCGCCAAACCCATCAACTTTAAAAAATGGATAGAGGAAAACCGTCACTTGCTCAAGCCTCCTATCGGCAATCAGGTCATATACAAGGGCAATGATGATTTTATCGTGATGGTAGTGGGCGGACCCAATTCCCGAAAAGACTTCCATTACAATGAAGGTGAGGAGTTTTTCTATCAGGTGGAAGGCGATATCATTCTCAAAATTGTAGAAGATGGCGAGGTCAAAGATATTGAGATCAAAGAAGGAGATATGTTTTTATTGCCTGCTCGAACACCCCATTCACCCCGTAGGCCGGCAAATACCATAGGCCTCGTGATGGAGCGCTACCGAAGGGAAGGAGAGAAAGATGGCTTTATTTGGCACTGCGAAAAATGCGGCAATAAGTTATATGAAGAATACCATGAGATTACTGATATCGTAAACCAATTGCCTCCGATCATGGAGCGCTTCTGGAAAAACCCGGAGAACACCACCTGCAAAAAATGCGGCACGGTGATGAAAAAGTGA